A section of the Phaseolus vulgaris cultivar G19833 chromosome 8, P. vulgaris v2.0, whole genome shotgun sequence genome encodes:
- the LOC137826364 gene encoding LRR receptor kinase SERK2-like, which translates to MYIIFLKLLLFLTWASSPSLSTSITQLDTLLAIRDSLDPENRVLLSWNSHSDPCSSASFEGVACNEQGLVTNISLQGKGLYGTVPHALAALKSLTGLFLHFNALHGILPKQITTLTDLTDLYLNVNNLSGDIPREIGNMSNLQVLQLCYNKFRGNIPSELGRLRKLSVVALQYNELNSAIPASLGEVGTLARLDLSFNSLLGPIPVTLADAAKLQSLNVRNNSLSGRVPSALRRLKGGFEYMNNPGLCGTGFDDLDSCKEVSTSEPVRPEPYEPGDTSTKDLPASMEPQHESCGHCKRTSKSSKIGLVFTVIAVVFASTVAGLLLLFWRRSQNQKIGSSDNGPKQVCQKSAFPLISLEYSDGWDPLEKGGSGYSWEVLEGFMFNLEEVERATQMFSEVNLLGKSDYSAVYRGVLRDGSVVTIKCIAKTSCKSDEGEFLKGLKILTSLRHENVVRLRGFCCSKGRGECFLIYDSFSNGNLLQYLDAKRNSGRVLDWSTRVWIIRGIAKGMDYLHRKKGRQHGRVQENISAENIVLDSGYKALIGDSGLHNILEDDVVFSALKGSAGMGYLPPEYRRSGGLSEKSDVYAFGVIVFQVLSGKRDMRQLNLESGSLKDIVDENLEGMFSESEAAKLRRVALLCTHDSPHLRPSMDTLMLQLDAQQ; encoded by the exons ATGTACATCATCTTCCTCAAACTGCTACTCTTCCTCACATGGGCTTCTTCTCCATCTCTTTCCACCTCCATCACCCAGCTTGATACTCTCTTGGCCATCAGAGACTCTCTAGACCCAGAGAACCGCGTGTTGCTCTCATGGAACTCCCATTCGGACCCCTGTAGTAGTGCCTCTTTTGAGGGTGTGGCTTGCAATGAGCAAGGCCTCGTTACCAATATTTCACTGCAAGGAAAGGGTCTATACGGAACAGTACCTCATGCTTTAGCTGCTCTCAAGAGCTTGACGGGTCTCTTCCTTCACTTCAATGCCCTCCATGGGATATTACCCAAGCAAATCACCACTTTGACTGACCTAACTGATTTGTATCTCAATGTCAATAACCTCTCTGGTGATATCCCTCGAGAGATTGGAAATATGTCAAATCTTCAAG TTTTGCAGCTTTGCTATAACAAGTTTAGGGGGAATATACCAAGTGAACTGGGAAGGCTGAGGAAGCTCAGTGTTGTTGCACTgcaatataatgaattaaataGCGCCATTCCTGCGAGTTTGGGTGAAGTGGGGACATTGGCGCGATTGGATCTGAGCTTTAATAGCCTCTTGGGTCCAATTCCGGTGACATTGGCTGATGCAGCTAAACTCCAGAGTCTCAATGTTCGTAACAATTCTCTCTCTGGCCGTGTCCCTTCAG CTCTGAGAAGACTCAAAGGTGGGTTTGAGTACATGAACAATCCTGGTTTATGTGGGACTGGATTTGATGATTTAGATTCTTGCAAAGAAGTAAGCACTTCAGAACCGGTTAGACCCGAACCATATGAACCTGGTGACACTTCTACCAAAGATCTTCCTGCATCAATGGAACCACAACATGAAAGCTGTGGTCATTGTAAAAGGACGTCGAAATCTTCAAAAATTGGTCTGGTTTTTACCGTCATTGCAGTGGTTTTTGCTTCAACTGTTGCTGGACTGCTTTTGCTGTTTTGGCGACGCAGTCAGAATCAGAAAATTGGAAGTTCTGATAACGGGCCTAAACAAGTGTGTCAGAAAAGCGCGTTTCCTCTTATCAGTTTGGAGTATTCTGACGGTTGGGACCCATTAGAGAAAGGTGGAAGTGGGTATTCCTGGGAAGTTCTGGAAGGATTTATGTTTAACCTTGAAGAAGTAGAACGCGCAACTCAAATGTTCTCAGAGGTAAATTTATTGGGGAAGAGTGATTATTCAGCTGTGTACCGGGGGGTTTTGAGAGATGGTTCTGTTGTGACTATAAAGTGCATTGCCAAGACAAGTTgcaaatctgatgaaggtgagttcttgaaaggtttgaagattTTGACCTCGTTAAGGCATGAAAATGTAGTTCGGTTGAGAGGGTTTTGCTGTTCAAAAGGGCGCGGGGAATGTTTTCTGATCTATGACTCTTTCTCTAATGGGAATTTGTTACAGTATCTTGATGCCAAGAGAAACAGTGGTAGGGTACTTGATTGGTCGACCAGAGTATGGATCATTCGTGGTATCGCCAAAG GTATGGATTATCTGCATAGGAAGAAAGGAAGGCAACATGGTAGAGTTCAGGAAAATATATCAGCTGAAAATATAGTTCTGGATTCTGGGTACAAGGCTTTAATTGGAGATTCAGGATTGCACAATATCCTTGAAGATGATGTTGTTTTTTCCGCCCTGAAAGGTAGCGCTGGCATGGGATATCTGCCTCCAGAGTACAGGAGAAGTGGTGGTTTGAGTGAAAAGAGTGATGTGTATGCCTTTGGAGTGATTGTTTTCCAGGTTCTGAGTGGAAAACGTGATATGAGGCAGTTAAATTTGGAAAGTGGTAGTTTGAAAGATATAGTTGATGAGAATCTTGAAGGGATGTTCTCAGAATCAGAGGCAGCCAAGCTGAGAAGAGTTGCTTTGCTTTGCACCCACGACTCCCCACATCTTCGACCATCTATGGACACCCTAATGCTACAACTGGATGCTCAACAGTAG